Proteins co-encoded in one Garra rufa chromosome 21, GarRuf1.0, whole genome shotgun sequence genomic window:
- the LOC141296248 gene encoding neoverrucotoxin subunit alpha-like has product MEPKPFEVAALGRPLFPGMLYDCRSDSFIPGVTLWDKKSLSEDLDSHPQLQTDLKFSSSDSLSSKSSLLDVSASVKASFMGGLVEVGGSAKYLCDTKSSNHQSRVTMYYNETSRFDQLTMTQLGKITYLQVFDQKTATHVVTAVLYGAQAFMVFDQMSSQDEKKQEIEGQLKVMVKKLPGFSIEGEGSVKMTEDEKRITENITCTFHGDFHLEQSPTTYMEALNVYKRLPTLLKENPQNAVPVKVWLYPLHLLDTKAARLEREISTNLISNTEDVMEELEEVERRYNDLSRITIVNAFGDIEERLHSFQESFSIYKTVLQKAVARVLPAIRGGGEKEQSLEDILKIHYSSPFNADKLNQWLHDAKSELHILDSHTKTLEQIRIEDLDGLNAILLDPDIDVVVCLTFTSLKYEDPYLPSLKKFLSSDTFKKLDGKKSGPSVASDRKWFNNPDVIKKMRQNLSHFRGFSEANKDEKRINFIISAVSDPSNPGSSIYLYESGNLTDAQFEPVSKPPPPKVKNVQDQAVCLKLQKSPSGVTVQYRVEYKEVTEDSGAEEGNEWSVINTDRDDFTLTELDSGKQYMIRYRIVGKVGVSEPSDTVSTGPSSGKYVVVGGKGGVEFSFKSFSSSIQKISITYSEMTLNTMQVTFNTGHMVNVGNVKGSTQQTLQLEENDNIVAATLWPNLNLNRCGGLEFVIAKNNGERKSLSVKCEKLGQPVRVDVKSGKCYGIKGRSGDQIDALGFCFI; this is encoded by the exons ATGGAACCAAAGCCATTTGAAGTTGCAGCCCTAGGAAGACCTCTGTTTCCTGGGATGCTGTATGACTGCCGCAGTGATTCCTTTATTCCAG GTGTTACTTTGTGGGATAAGAAATCATTGAGTGAAGATTTGGACAGTCATCCACAGCTTCAGACAGATTTAAAGTTCAGTAGCTCGGATTCTCTCTCTAGTAAGTCTAGTCTCCTGGATGTAAGTGCCTCCGTGAAGGCCAGCTTCATGGGGGGGCTGGTGGAGGTAGGAGGATCTGCCAAATACCTGTGCGACACCAAATCCTCAAACCATCAGTCCAGAGTTACTATGTATTATAATGAAACCTCCAGATTCGACCAGCTCACTATGACACAGCTGGGCAAGATCACTTACCTTCAGGTGTTTGACCAGAAAACTGCAACTCATGTGGTCACTGCTGTTCTGTACGGAGCTCAGGCCTTCATGGTGTTTGACCAGATGTCTTCACAAGATGAAAAAAAGCAGGAGATCGAGGGACAACTGAAAGTCATGGTCAAGAAGCTTCCTGGATTTTCTATTGAGGGAGAAGGATCTGTAAAGATGACAGAAGATGAAAAGAGAATCACTGAGAATATCACCTGCACATTTCATGGTGACTTCCATCTTGAGCAGAGCCCTACCACATACATGGAGGCCTTGAATGTGTACAAGCGGCTCCCAACTCTGCTGAAGGAGAATCCACAGAATGCAGTTCCAGTAAAAGTCTGGCTATACCCTCTTCATTTACTGGACACAAAAGCTGCTCGGTTAGAGAGAGAAATCAGCACAAATTTGATTTCCAACACTGAAGATGTAATGGAGGAGCTGGAAGAGGTAGAGAGGAGATACAACGACCTGTCCAGAATAACAATTGTAAATGCTTTTGGTGACATTGAAGAGAGGCTGCACTCATTTCAAGAGTCATTTAGCATCTACAAGACAGTGCTCCAGAAAGCAGTGGCCAGGGTTTTGCCTGCTATTCGAGGAGGAGGGGAGAAGGAGCAATCACTGGAAGACATCTTGAAGATCCACTACAGCTCCCCTTTTAATGCTGACAAGCTTAACCAGTGGTTACATGATGCAAAATCTGAACTTCACATCTTGGATTCTCACACCAAGACACTGGAGCAGATCAGAATCGAAGATTTAGATGGTTTGAACGCCATCCTCCTTGATCCTGATATTGATGTTGTGGTGTGCTTGACCTTTACGTCTCTGAAATATGAAGATCCATATCTTCCATCCCTGAAAAAGTTCCTGTCATCTGACACGTTTAAAAAGCTAGATGGAAAGAAATCGGGGCCTTCTGTGGCATCTGACAGAAAATGGTTCAATAATCCAGACGTCATAAAAAAGATGAGACAAAActtatctcacttcagaggtttTTCAGAGGCCAATAAAGATGAAAAGAGAATCAACTTCATTATTTCCGCTGTCTCTGATCCATCCAATCCAGGGTCCTCTATTTATTTGTACGAAAGCGGGAATCTAACAGATGCACAGTTTGAGCCTGTGTCCAAACCACCTCCACCGAAAGTGAAGAATGTCCAGGACCAAGCTGTGTGCCTGAAACTGCAGAAGTCTCCAAGTGGCGTAACAGTGCAGTACAGAGTAGAGTACAAGGAGGTAACAGAAGATTCTGGAGCTGAGGAGGGGAACGAGTGGTCCGTCATAAACACAGATCGTGACGACTTCACTCTGACCGAATTGGATTCTGGAAAGCAGTACATGATCCGCTACAGAATAGTGGGTAAAGTGGGAGTGAGTGAACCCAGTGATACTGTCAGCACCGGACCATCTTCAGGTAAGT ATGTGGTTGTGGGTGGGAAAGGAGGTGTTGAATTCTCCTTTAAGTCCTTTTCCAGCAGCATTCAGAAGATCAGCATTACTTACAGTGAG ATGACACTGAACACAATGCAGGTGACTTTCAACACTGGCCACATGGTGAATGTTGGTAATGTAAAAGGATCAACACAACAAACATTGCAACTTGAAGAAAATGATAATATTGTTGCTGCAACATTGTGGCCAAATTTGAATCTTAACAGATGTGGGGGTTTGGAA